From the Cryptomeria japonica chromosome 2, Sugi_1.0, whole genome shotgun sequence genome, one window contains:
- the LOC131855880 gene encoding uncharacterized protein LOC131855880, whose product MHSKETLKLPAPTAQIPTTKCHVDQLKGKDNPCNTLATQASHTKQRSSTKVEYNKKNSTPSHKHIRKQCLTNMEASAPDATSPQQHTIKWQISNIEQQNFTPVKMQPHKSEHKKGYRSHLSHFY is encoded by the exons ATGCACAGCAAAGAGACTTTGAAACTGCCAGCACCTACTGCACAAATACCAACAACGAAGTG CCATGTCGATCAGCTCAAAGGAAAAGACAACCCTTGCAACACCCTCGCTACACAAGCAAGTCATACCAAACAAAG GAGCTCTACCAAGGTCGAATACAATAAGAAAAATAGCACTCCTTCACACAAGCACATACGAAAACA ATGCCTCACCAACATGGAAGCCAGTGCACCGGATGCCACCTCTCCACAACAGCACACAATAAAATG GCAAATTAGCAACATTGAACAACAAAACTTCACCCCTGTCAAAATGCAACCGCACAAAAGTGAACATAAAAAAGGGTATCGAAGCCATCTATCTCATTTCTACTAA